The genomic window GTATGAGTAGCGAAGATATTCTAGCCAAGTTTTATAAAACCGACCAAATTTACTTCGAAAAAAATGGCGCTTGCTTTAAGGTTTATAACGCCGATCAACTCGAAGGGCAGCGTGCGTTTAAAGATGTTAAGGGCAAAGATGGCAAAGTCGTTGTAAAATCAGGGCAAAAGTTCAGCCGCGCAATGATCCGCCGCATGACTGAAGCCAAGGTTGAATCAATCGAAATCGATCCAGATTCAGTTGTCGGAATGGTTTCTGCGAAGACAATTATTGTTGCCAATGAAGACGTCCGTCAGCCAGGTTCGAAAGAAGTTTTGTGCCGGGCTGGAAAAGTATTTGTCGGCTGGGCAGATATCGCAAAGGCACTTGGTGCAAAATTAAAAAATGCTGATGAAAAAACAGCACAAGAGGTGTTTTCTCAGTTTACGGTTGTTGTCGCTGCCGGCGAGAATTTCACAGCTGACGTAATCGACGCCAAGGGGCGCATTAAAGCCAAGGGCTCGCTGACGCAAATGCGCGAGCTTGGTATTGATGATTTCAAGGCGATTTACACCAGCGAAACGCATATCGGGGATTCGCTTTTAAAGACGCTTTTGGGCGATAGCCTTGAGCCTGCACGAGAAGATCTTGCGCAACACTTCCTCAATCTTCCTCAGAAGATGGCGCTTGTCGAAATCTACAAACGTATTCGTCCGGGCGATCCACCACGCATTGAAACAGCTGAAGCTAGCTTCAAAAATTTATTCTTCAATCCTGAGCGTTACGATTTATCTCCAGTCGGTCGCTTAAAGATGGATTTTAAACTTTACGGCGGCCCACGCTCATTTAGTAAGCGTGAAAAACTGCAAAAGAAAAAGGATCCACTAACTGGATCTGAGTTCACAGAAAATTGCATTCTTACAGCAGAAGATATCTGCGAAACAGTGCGCTATTTACTTGAGCTTCGTGCTTCGACTGATCCGCTCAAATATCAAACTGATGATATCGATCATCTTGGTAACCGTCGTGTGCGCTCTGTGGGTGAATTGATTGAAAATCAATATCGCCTCGGATTAGTGCGCATGGAACGCGCGATTAAAGAACGCATGAGCATTCAAGACATCGAGACTTTAATGCCTCAAGACCTGATTAACTATAAACCAGTTTCTGCTGTAATTAAGGAATTTTTTGGTTCCTCACAGCTTTCGCAGTTTATGGATCAAACTAATCCACTTTCTGAAGTCACCCATAAGCGTCGTCTAAGTGCGCTTGGACCAGGAGGATTAACGCGTGAACGTGCGGGCTTTGAAGTGCGTGACGTGCATCCGACTCACTACGGGCGCGTTTGTCCAATTGAAACCCCAGAAGGACCAAATATTGGTTTGATTTCTTCATTGGCAACATATGCTCGCGTTAACGAGTATGGATTTGTTGAAACAGCTTATCGCGTTGTGGAGCAGGGAAAAGTTACAAGTAAGACCGTGTATCTTTCAGCGATGGAAGAAGACAAGGAAGTGATTGCCCAGGCTAACGTAGAAATTAGCAGCGATGGACGCTTCGAAGAGGAATTCGTTTCTGCTAGAAAAAATAACGAATTCCAGCTTGTTCCACGCGATGAAGTCACACTTGTTGACGTAAGTCCGGAACAATTAGTGAGTGTTGCTGCGGCGTTGATTCCATTTTTGGAAAACGACGACGCCAACCGTGCCTTGATGGGTAGTAACATGCAACGCCAAGCTGTGCCGCTTGTCAAAACAGACGCTCCGTTTGTTGGTACAGGCATGGAAAAAACTGTTGCTCGTGATTCTGGCGCGACAGTAGTTGCTAAACGCCCTGGTGCAGTGGAGCTTGTTGATGCTGATCGTATCGTAATTAAAGCCGATAAGCGTGCTGACGACCCACTTGATACAGGCGTCGATATTTATAATTTGATTAAATATCAGCGTTCAAATCAAAACACCTGTATCAACCAGCGCAATATTGTGCGCGTTGGTGACGTGGTAAAGGCTGGCGAAGTTATCGCAGATGGTCAATCCACTGACATGGGTGAACTTGCGCTGGGTCGTAACATGCTTGTCGCATTTATGCCTTGGCAGGGTTATAACTTCGAAGATTCGATTTTGATTAATGAAAACGTAGTGCGTGAAGATGCCTTCACTTCAATTCATATCGAAGAATTTGAATGCGTAGCTCGTGATACCAAACTTGGTAAGGAAGAAATTACTCGCGATATTCCAAACGTTGGCGAAGAAGCACTGAAAAACCTGGATGAATCAGGAATTGTTCGCATCGGCGCTGAAGTAAAACCTGGCGATATCCTCGTCGGTAAGATTACGCCAAAAAGCGAAACGCAGTTATCTCCTGAAGAAAAACTGCTCCGCGCAATTTTCGGTGAAAAGGCAGGTGAAGTCCGCGATACAAGCTTGCGATTACCTCCGGGCGTTGAAGGAACGATCATTTCTGCGCATGTGTTCTCGCGTAAGGGCACAGACAAAGACGAGCGCATGAAGCAAATCGAAAAGAATGACATTGCAAAACTTGAGCAAGATCAGCGTGATGAGATTCGTATCTTACGTGAGTCTGCGCTTAAGGAAATTGCGAGCATGCTTGTCGGTAAAGAACTAACCGCGCGCTTGGCCGATGATAGTAAAAAGCAATTACTGGCCAAAGGTGAAGTGCTTAACGAAGAAATCATTCGTGGTATTCCGTTTGAATACTTGCGTGACGTTCAAGTTGGCAATGAGAAGATCGAAAACGAAGTCAGCCGTATCGTTGTGGGTACTGGCCAACTAATCAATAATAAACGCGCCGCGCTTAGCGAAAAAATTAAGCGTCTTAAGG from bacterium includes these protein-coding regions:
- the rpoB gene encoding DNA-directed RNA polymerase subunit beta, with the protein product MATKVTTRHRLRRDYSRLEHVLDTPNLIRIQKDSYDRFLQAEISADARENFGLQTVFKSVFPIRDYNDTASLEFVSYALGVPKYDMYECHERGMTWAAPLKVTVQLVLWETNTDGSKQIRDIKEQEVYFGEIPLMTENGTFMVNGTERVIVSQLHRSPGVFFDHDKGKTHSSGKLLYNARIIPYRGSWLDFDFDVKDVLHVRIDRRRKQNATVLLRALGMSSEDILAKFYKTDQIYFEKNGACFKVYNADQLEGQRAFKDVKGKDGKVVVKSGQKFSRAMIRRMTEAKVESIEIDPDSVVGMVSAKTIIVANEDVRQPGSKEVLCRAGKVFVGWADIAKALGAKLKNADEKTAQEVFSQFTVVVAAGENFTADVIDAKGRIKAKGSLTQMRELGIDDFKAIYTSETHIGDSLLKTLLGDSLEPAREDLAQHFLNLPQKMALVEIYKRIRPGDPPRIETAEASFKNLFFNPERYDLSPVGRLKMDFKLYGGPRSFSKREKLQKKKDPLTGSEFTENCILTAEDICETVRYLLELRASTDPLKYQTDDIDHLGNRRVRSVGELIENQYRLGLVRMERAIKERMSIQDIETLMPQDLINYKPVSAVIKEFFGSSQLSQFMDQTNPLSEVTHKRRLSALGPGGLTRERAGFEVRDVHPTHYGRVCPIETPEGPNIGLISSLATYARVNEYGFVETAYRVVEQGKVTSKTVYLSAMEEDKEVIAQANVEISSDGRFEEEFVSARKNNEFQLVPRDEVTLVDVSPEQLVSVAAALIPFLENDDANRALMGSNMQRQAVPLVKTDAPFVGTGMEKTVARDSGATVVAKRPGAVELVDADRIVIKADKRADDPLDTGVDIYNLIKYQRSNQNTCINQRNIVRVGDVVKAGEVIADGQSTDMGELALGRNMLVAFMPWQGYNFEDSILINENVVREDAFTSIHIEEFECVARDTKLGKEEITRDIPNVGEEALKNLDESGIVRIGAEVKPGDILVGKITPKSETQLSPEEKLLRAIFGEKAGEVRDTSLRLPPGVEGTIISAHVFSRKGTDKDERMKQIEKNDIAKLEQDQRDEIRILRESALKEIASMLVGKELTARLADDSKKQLLAKGEVLNEEIIRGIPFEYLRDVQVGNEKIENEVSRIVVGTGQLINNKRAALSEKIKRLKEGDELPPGVIKMVKVFVAIKRRLSVGDKMAGRHGNKGVLSRVLPQEDMPYLPDGTPVDMVLNPLGVPSRMNVGQILETHLGWACHGIGRKIRDLVEQVADPNNPIREHLLRGQSNVTQVTGEIRNILTEAYRQDEKSKLINSLNDVETLQLAQKEMRGIRVGTPVFQGTGEAEIRRLLKLSGVEEHGQTVLFDGRTGEKFSEPVTVGVMYMLKLHHLVDEKIHARSIGPYSLVTQQPLGGKAQFGGQRLGEMEVWALEAYGAAYSLQEFLTVKSDDVAGRTRMYEAIVKGENILEPGLPESFNVMCKELMSLGLDVDLIEEQVAEAQAEPKPEGSEVKVAPAVSEAAEMPQVNVSLN